A window of Streptomyces armeniacus contains these coding sequences:
- a CDS encoding I78 family peptidase inhibitor, giving the protein MAPDSAAPDSPQDDPERDDPERYVGLSSETAEQRAHARGWSTVRVLAPDAIITMEFLSGRLNLAVQDGTVVRCWKG; this is encoded by the coding sequence ATGGCACCCGATTCCGCAGCTCCGGACTCCCCGCAGGACGATCCCGAACGTGACGATCCCGAACGTTATGTCGGACTCTCCTCCGAGACCGCGGAGCAGCGGGCACACGCGCGGGGCTGGTCCACGGTGCGCGTGCTCGCGCCGGACGCGATCATCACCATGGAGTTCCTGTCCGGGCGGCTGAATCTCGCCGTACAGGACGGCACGGTCGTCCGCTGCTGGAAGGGCTGA
- a CDS encoding phosphatase PAP2 family protein produces the protein MSRHRRVLFGSTVVLYAVIVAAVLLKSILVRVDWQVMLFRPYKQWPEYHAFLDYFVVLGQRAPTAVLVAAWLGWRSWRQRTPRPLLILALALLLLNVSVGAVKIGLGRLGPHYATEVGSAELFAGGDIFPSGHTANAVVTWGILAYLASTPRARRMLSLVAAFAALGVGATTVYLGTHWVSDVLLGWAAGLLILLGLPWCEPAIARAESLVLEYRERLRALRRRQAPLPVSTASPSPAPALGRSNGQYSAAGHRSGGRSPRPYAGAGAAADEESASEHPEGEPHAEEPAWPAEPQPSDGAAVPPVPGTPGAPPARVHHTARPHPVRAAERAPAGQGGGGRRPAGTDRTAPTPTAPLGPRGK, from the coding sequence ATGAGCCGACACCGCAGGGTGCTGTTCGGCTCAACTGTGGTGCTGTATGCGGTCATTGTCGCCGCGGTCCTCCTGAAGAGCATTCTCGTACGGGTGGACTGGCAGGTGATGCTGTTCCGGCCGTACAAGCAGTGGCCGGAGTACCACGCGTTCCTGGACTACTTCGTGGTCCTCGGCCAGCGCGCCCCGACCGCCGTGCTCGTCGCGGCCTGGCTCGGCTGGCGCTCCTGGCGGCAGCGCACACCGCGCCCCCTGCTGATCCTCGCCCTGGCGCTGCTGCTGCTCAACGTGTCCGTCGGCGCGGTCAAGATCGGGCTCGGCAGGCTCGGGCCGCACTACGCCACCGAGGTCGGCTCCGCCGAACTCTTCGCCGGCGGCGATATATTCCCCTCCGGCCACACCGCGAACGCCGTCGTGACCTGGGGCATCCTCGCCTACCTCGCCAGCACGCCGCGGGCCCGCCGGATGCTCTCGCTGGTCGCCGCGTTCGCCGCCCTCGGCGTCGGCGCCACCACGGTCTACCTCGGTACGCACTGGGTCAGCGACGTGCTCCTGGGCTGGGCGGCCGGCCTGCTGATCCTGCTCGGCCTGCCGTGGTGCGAACCGGCCATCGCCCGCGCCGAGTCGCTGGTCCTCGAGTACCGCGAGCGGCTGCGCGCCCTGCGCCGGCGGCAGGCTCCCCTGCCGGTGTCCACCGCGTCCCCGTCGCCGGCGCCCGCGCTGGGGCGCTCCAACGGCCAGTACTCGGCGGCCGGGCACCGGTCCGGCGGGCGTTCCCCGCGCCCGTACGCGGGTGCCGGGGCCGCGGCCGACGAGGAGTCGGCCTCAGAGCACCCCGAAGGTGAACCGCACGCCGAGGAGCCCGCCTGGCCGGCCGAGCCGCAGCCCTCCGACGGCGCCGCCGTGCCGCCCGTCCCGGGCACACCCGGCGCACCGCCCGCCCGCGTGCACCACACGGCGCGGCCGCATCCCGTACGCGCCGCGGAACGCGCCCCCGCGGGCCAGGGCGGCGGCGGCCGCCGCCCCGCCGGCACGGACCGCACGGCGCCGACGCCCACCGCACCCCTGGGCCCGCGCGGGAAGTGA
- a CDS encoding MFS transporter: MSGTPTAGTQADVPAQRVGPPPGEAGAANRWTVLVVLCASLLLVALDATVLHVAVPAVAADLRPGSQQLLWIVDAYPLVCASLLILFGTLGDRIGRRRVLLFGYALFALASAVAAYAHTPELLIGARALLGVGGAMIMPATLSILRQVFPDRRERAVAVGIWSAVAAVGAAVGPLFGGLLLEHFWWGSVFLINIPLMAASLPIGRLLLPESTSRREGPWDVLGAAMAAAGLFGVIYGVKAAGSGSALSPDGLLPLTTGAALLILFVRRQRRRPHPLIDIAAIARPAFGTAVGCIVLTVLALVGLALIAAQYLQLVLGLSPLETGLRLLPLSVAAIAAGLTGSRLLHRLGPRRMVAFGFLLTAFAVLLLTMTGQEDRPVFLVACFVLLGFGLETTLFGCYESMLSNSSADRAGGAAAVGETAYQLGAGIGIALLGSVMNAAYAPRVREVSGVPSDARGDASHSLGEAYGVASHLGDPAGGVLLHAARVSFVHGLHVTLLVSAGLLLLGALAALRLPRTMECASQQEEESARNDAAHGETPRDDAARGDAARGDVARTDTVRKDAAGGPLVSTGVTRS; encoded by the coding sequence ATGTCAGGGACGCCCACGGCCGGTACCCAGGCCGACGTCCCCGCACAGCGAGTGGGCCCGCCGCCCGGTGAGGCCGGTGCCGCGAACCGCTGGACCGTTCTCGTCGTCCTCTGCGCCAGTCTTCTTCTCGTGGCCCTGGACGCCACCGTGCTCCACGTCGCGGTCCCCGCCGTGGCAGCGGACCTCCGTCCCGGTTCGCAGCAGCTGCTCTGGATCGTCGACGCGTATCCGCTCGTCTGTGCCTCGCTGCTCATCCTCTTCGGCACGCTCGGAGACCGGATCGGGAGACGGCGGGTACTGCTGTTCGGCTACGCCCTGTTCGCCCTCGCCTCGGCCGTCGCGGCCTACGCCCACACGCCGGAGCTGCTCATCGGCGCCCGCGCGCTGCTCGGCGTCGGCGGCGCGATGATCATGCCCGCCACCCTCTCGATCCTCCGGCAGGTCTTCCCCGACCGCCGTGAACGCGCGGTGGCCGTCGGCATCTGGAGCGCCGTCGCCGCGGTCGGCGCCGCGGTCGGGCCGCTCTTCGGCGGGCTGCTGCTGGAGCACTTCTGGTGGGGCTCCGTCTTCCTGATCAACATCCCGCTGATGGCGGCCAGCCTGCCCATCGGCCGTCTGCTGCTGCCCGAGTCCACCAGCCGCCGCGAGGGCCCGTGGGACGTGCTGGGCGCCGCGATGGCGGCGGCCGGGCTGTTCGGCGTCATCTACGGCGTGAAGGCGGCCGGTTCCGGCAGCGCCCTCTCCCCGGACGGGCTGCTGCCGCTGACGACGGGCGCGGCGCTGCTGATCCTGTTCGTACGGCGGCAGCGGCGGCGCCCGCATCCGCTCATCGACATCGCCGCGATCGCCCGCCCCGCGTTCGGCACCGCGGTCGGCTGCATCGTGCTCACCGTGCTGGCGCTGGTCGGGCTGGCGCTGATCGCCGCGCAGTACCTTCAGCTCGTACTGGGACTGTCCCCGCTGGAGACCGGGCTGCGGCTGCTGCCGCTGTCCGTGGCCGCCATCGCGGCGGGCCTCACCGGGTCGCGGCTGCTGCACCGGCTGGGGCCGCGCCGTATGGTCGCGTTCGGCTTCCTGCTCACGGCGTTCGCCGTGCTCCTCCTGACCATGACGGGCCAGGAGGACCGGCCGGTCTTCCTCGTCGCCTGCTTCGTGCTGCTCGGCTTCGGCCTGGAGACGACGCTGTTCGGCTGCTACGAGTCGATGCTCAGCAACTCGTCGGCGGACCGCGCGGGCGGCGCCGCGGCGGTCGGCGAGACCGCGTACCAGCTGGGCGCGGGCATCGGCATCGCGCTCCTCGGCAGCGTCATGAACGCCGCCTACGCCCCCCGCGTACGCGAGGTGTCCGGTGTGCCCAGCGACGCGCGGGGCGACGCGAGCCACTCGCTGGGCGAGGCGTACGGCGTCGCTTCCCACCTCGGCGACCCGGCGGGCGGTGTGCTGCTGCACGCGGCGCGCGTCTCGTTCGTACACGGGCTGCACGTGACGCTGCTCGTCAGCGCCGGACTGCTGCTGCTCGGTGCGCTCGCGGCGCTGCGGCTGCCGCGGACGATGGAGTGCGCGAGCCAGCAGGAGGAGGAGTCGGCGCGGAACGACGCGGCGCACGGG